The following coding sequences lie in one Bacteroidota bacterium genomic window:
- a CDS encoding T9SS type A sorting domain-containing protein, with the protein MKQCFVLAVILGFLFTFAVFAQQLEIHHINVGQADATLIKSPTGITVLIDGGNTGNGTNIIRPYLTSLGITYLNYVICSHYHADHIGGLDEVINGMGASNIGAVYDRGRDAPLPTTVAFTDYEIAANSTGRRYKVVLGQVLDLGGGLTMKCVATDGEVINYGLVPNATKSENDLSVGWLLNYLSFQYFTGGDLGGETTYYADNETPLAPQVGNVDAFKINHHGSQYSTNQTFVNTLSSEVCIIPVGTNTYGHPTQVVLDRLATANSYIYQVATGSGGTIPFGKGVVANDHVILKTSGSNYTISYGATTHTYPGDGRLVDTFADGNFTSYPVWGGTTSTWSLITSSDVAAGATNSNTLRLNVTTAVVGTQYLSTQRTATWGTSQSWSFWLGRRLQAATVANHNIVWLWANEANLVSSTVDGYRIRFGDDSGGDNIVLQSVTNGVATDIITSSGTVPNALTDIGFMVRVTRTSSSGWTVYTSALPTANGTGAVATALPTAANTSVNQGSVTNSTYTNFTNGYFGFTAVHSSGADARAGAEFDQLYFDISSGSPLGKPVIIAENNAQPFSFQLSQNFPNPFNPATVIKYQIPDAGIVNLKIYDLLGREVATLVNGFVDAGSHEVVWDAANYPSGVYVYRLSTRNHYKINKMMLIK; encoded by the coding sequence ATGAAACAATGTTTTGTATTAGCTGTAATTTTAGGATTTCTTTTTACATTCGCAGTATTTGCCCAGCAATTAGAAATCCATCACATCAATGTCGGACAAGCCGATGCGACATTGATCAAGTCGCCAACAGGCATTACGGTCTTAATTGATGGTGGCAATACGGGAAATGGAACAAATATTATTCGACCCTATTTAACTTCACTCGGTATTACGTATCTCAATTATGTAATATGTTCACATTATCATGCCGACCACATAGGTGGTTTAGATGAAGTGATAAATGGAATGGGCGCTTCTAACATCGGTGCGGTATATGACAGAGGACGCGATGCACCGCTCCCGACTACAGTCGCATTTACTGATTATGAAATTGCTGCTAATTCAACCGGTCGCCGATATAAAGTTGTACTCGGTCAAGTACTCGATCTTGGCGGGGGGTTAACAATGAAATGTGTAGCTACTGACGGAGAAGTAATAAATTATGGGCTAGTACCCAATGCTACAAAAAGCGAAAATGATTTAAGCGTCGGCTGGCTTTTAAATTATTTATCATTCCAGTATTTTACTGGAGGCGATTTAGGAGGTGAAACTACATATTATGCCGACAACGAAACACCTCTCGCACCTCAAGTAGGTAATGTTGACGCTTTTAAAATCAATCATCACGGAAGTCAGTACAGTACCAATCAAACTTTTGTGAATACACTCAGTTCTGAAGTTTGTATCATTCCGGTTGGTACTAACACATACGGTCATCCAACACAAGTAGTACTCGACCGTCTTGCAACAGCAAATAGTTATATATATCAAGTTGCAACTGGTTCAGGAGGAACAATCCCCTTTGGAAAAGGAGTTGTTGCAAACGATCATGTCATCTTGAAAACTTCGGGTAGCAATTATACAATTTCTTATGGTGCAACAACTCATACATATCCCGGCGACGGACGTTTGGTCGATACGTTTGCCGATGGTAACTTTACTTCGTATCCTGTGTGGGGTGGAACAACATCCACTTGGTCTCTGATAACCAGCAGCGATGTTGCTGCAGGAGCAACAAACTCCAACACATTACGTTTGAATGTTACAACTGCAGTTGTAGGAACACAATATTTAAGTACACAACGAACTGCCACATGGGGGACATCTCAATCGTGGTCTTTCTGGTTGGGGCGGCGCCTGCAAGCCGCTACTGTCGCCAATCATAATATCGTTTGGTTGTGGGCAAACGAAGCAAATTTAGTATCATCTACAGTTGATGGGTATCGTATCCGTTTCGGCGATGACTCAGGCGGCGATAATATAGTTTTACAAAGTGTAACAAATGGAGTGGCAACGGATATCATAACTTCTTCAGGTACTGTTCCAAACGCTTTAACAGATATTGGATTTATGGTTCGTGTAACGCGCACGAGCAGTTCGGGTTGGACAGTTTACACATCTGCACTTCCTACAGCAAACGGTACCGGAGCTGTTGCAACCGCTTTGCCGACTGCAGCGAATACGTCAGTGAATCAGGGCAGTGTAACAAATTCCACATACACAAATTTTACAAACGGATATTTTGGATTTACTGCAGTCCATTCGTCTGGTGCGGATGCGCGTGCAGGCGCGGAGTTTGACCAACTTTATTTTGACATCAGCAGCGGTTCACCACTCGGCAAACCGGTTATTATTGCAGAAAACAATGCCCAACCATTTAGTTTTCAATTGTCTCAGAACTTTCCCAATCCCTTCAATCCAGCTACGGTGATCAAATACCAAATTCCCGACGCAGGTATTGTTAATTTAAAAATATACGATTTGTTAGGAAGAGAAGTTGCTACTTTAGTTAATGGATTTGTAGATGCCGGTTCTCACGAAGTTGTATGGGATGCTGCAAATTATCCAAGCGGCGTTTATGTGTATAGATTATCAACTAGAAATCATTACAAAATTAATAAAATGATGTTAATAAAATAA
- the ftsA gene encoding cell division protein FtsA: protein MENEILVGLDIGTTKVCAVVAKIDEQSNINILGVGLSPSDGLTRGVVTNIEKTVRSINSAIAEAETRSGIQIQSVIAGIAGEHIQSFQSRGVIAISNPENDIAKGDVDRLIEDTKRVALPSDRKIIHVIPQEFIIDGQDGVKDPVGMSGVRLEANVHIITGLISAAQNIHKCVERAGLQIYDMVLEPLASSYAVLDDEEKEVGVALLDIGGGTTDLAVFEDKTIRHTAVIPIAGNQVTNDLRKVLGILTEQAEKLKCQNGFAYLPSVVDDGPIILPGIGGRPPLEVDKRLVAQIIQPRMEEILEIALLEIKRSGSSKHLGAGIVLTGGGSLIKGTAELAKDVLGMPVKIGIPSGFKAGLVREVENPIYATSVGLVLYGLRNRALRLSGRNGKKKGSVKKVYEFMKDWYKNI, encoded by the coding sequence ATGGAGAATGAAATTTTAGTAGGACTAGATATTGGCACAACAAAAGTTTGTGCGGTTGTAGCAAAAATTGATGAACAATCTAATATAAATATTTTAGGTGTCGGATTAAGTCCATCTGATGGATTAACTCGTGGTGTTGTAACTAATATCGAAAAAACAGTACGTTCGATTAACAGCGCAATTGCCGAAGCTGAGACGAGGTCGGGCATTCAAATTCAATCTGTGATTGCCGGAATAGCCGGCGAGCATATCCAAAGTTTTCAAAGCCGCGGTGTAATTGCAATAAGCAATCCCGAAAACGATATAGCTAAAGGTGATGTCGATCGCTTGATCGAAGATACAAAGCGTGTTGCTCTTCCCTCCGATAGAAAAATTATACACGTTATCCCGCAAGAGTTTATTATCGATGGACAAGATGGTGTGAAAGATCCGGTCGGAATGTCGGGTGTTCGGTTAGAAGCAAATGTACATATAATTACCGGTTTGATTTCGGCAGCTCAAAATATACACAAATGTGTCGAACGAGCCGGACTTCAAATTTATGATATGGTACTTGAACCGCTTGCTTCAAGTTATGCTGTTTTAGATGACGAAGAAAAGGAAGTTGGTGTTGCTTTGCTCGATATTGGCGGAGGGACAACCGACCTTGCAGTATTCGAGGATAAAACAATTCGCCACACTGCTGTAATTCCCATTGCAGGTAATCAGGTTACAAACGACTTGCGAAAAGTGCTTGGAATTTTAACCGAGCAAGCAGAGAAGTTGAAATGCCAGAATGGTTTTGCTTACCTACCAAGCGTAGTTGATGATGGACCAATAATTCTTCCCGGAATCGGAGGCAGACCACCGTTAGAAGTGGATAAACGACTTGTAGCACAAATAATTCAGCCAAGAATGGAAGAGATTTTAGAGATTGCTTTATTGGAAATAAAACGATCAGGATCATCTAAGCATTTAGGGGCAGGTATTGTACTGACCGGCGGTGGTTCGTTAATAAAAGGCACAGCAGAACTGGCAAAAGATGTATTGGGAATGCCTGTTAAAATTGGAATCCCTTCAGGATTTAAAGCTGGTTTAGTCCGCGAAGTCGAAAATCCGATATATGCTACAAGTGTTGGCTTGGTTTTGTACGGCTTACGAAATCGTGCGCTCCGTTTATCCGGGCGTAATGGAAAGAAAAAAGGTTCAGTAAAAAAAGTTTACGAATTTATGAAAGACTGGTATAAGAATATTTAA
- the murG gene encoding undecaprenyldiphospho-muramoylpentapeptide beta-N-acetylglucosaminyltransferase produces MRKLKVQNHIRKYLFAGGGTGGHLFPALAIADELKKLDTNAEFLFVGTKNKIEARIVPQRGYRFETIWISGFQRSLQLQNLLFPFKVIISLLQSFNIINQYKPSIVIGTGGYVSGPILLAASIAGIKTILHESNSYPGAVTRFLSKRMTKVFITFDATKKWLKLSNNIEMTGNPTRNELGTISKSDGVKYFGLFDSRKTLLVFGGSLGAASINTALMNMIKTILNSNIQIIWQTGESDFERVKSKLNELEINSSDGIWIGKFIDKMEYAYASADVVLSRAGATTLAEITRLGKAVILIPYPHAVADHQTINARTLEEAGAALMIQDSELMNEAEKLILSLMNNDHLRAEMNKKCLGLGKPDAGKIIASKIIKMVN; encoded by the coding sequence ATGCGTAAGTTGAAAGTTCAAAATCATATACGAAAATATTTATTTGCCGGTGGCGGAACAGGTGGTCACCTTTTCCCCGCTCTGGCAATCGCAGATGAACTAAAGAAACTGGATACCAATGCAGAATTCCTTTTTGTAGGAACAAAAAATAAAATCGAAGCTCGTATCGTTCCGCAACGAGGTTATCGTTTTGAAACGATATGGATCAGCGGCTTCCAACGTAGTTTACAATTACAAAATTTATTATTTCCATTTAAAGTAATTATTTCATTGTTGCAATCTTTTAACATAATCAATCAATATAAGCCATCGATCGTAATCGGTACCGGTGGTTATGTGTCCGGACCAATTTTATTAGCCGCTTCGATTGCAGGAATCAAAACAATTCTTCATGAATCGAACAGTTACCCCGGCGCCGTTACACGATTCTTATCGAAGAGAATGACGAAAGTTTTCATAACATTTGATGCTACAAAAAAGTGGTTGAAACTTTCAAACAACATCGAAATGACGGGAAATCCGACACGTAACGAATTAGGAACAATCTCGAAATCCGATGGGGTGAAGTATTTCGGTTTATTCGATTCCAGAAAAACTCTGCTCGTATTTGGCGGTAGTTTGGGTGCGGCATCCATTAACACTGCACTAATGAATATGATAAAAACTATTCTAAATTCTAATATTCAGATAATCTGGCAAACAGGTGAGAGCGATTTCGAAAGAGTTAAATCCAAATTAAACGAGTTGGAAATCAACAGCAGTGATGGAATTTGGATCGGAAAGTTTATCGATAAAATGGAGTATGCTTACGCATCGGCTGATGTTGTTTTGAGTCGTGCAGGTGCCACAACTTTGGCAGAAATTACACGGCTTGGTAAAGCGGTTATTTTAATTCCGTATCCGCATGCTGTGGCTGATCATCAAACGATTAATGCACGAACTCTTGAAGAAGCCGGCGCTGCTTTGATGATACAGGATTCAGAACTGATGAATGAAGCTGAAAAATTAATTCTCTCACTCATGAATAACGATCACTTACGGGCTGAAATGAATAAAAAATGTTTAGGATTAGGAAAACCTGATGCGGGAAAAATTATCGCATCTAAAATTATAAAAATGGTGAACTGA
- a CDS encoding FtsQ-type POTRA domain-containing protein, whose translation MTLKTTYLIFFVLIIILFFLLCGFANQWKQIIVVEKVEVQGIYILPERDVVKLAAIKFGTPIFEINLDNIRTELLRNEYIEEANISRSFSGTLHLVIRERKPIGSLMFNKMWYVDGDGTLLSKIPASVVLDLPIISGVRLEPEKIKGGTVISYTDAQTAISILTEVMKIDEDLYFLISEIDLNYGKDIIIHSADYGVPINIGRGNYTHKLKLLSAFWQKYVVTRDSQNLESVDVRFKNQLVVKWKEEPKAKERTI comes from the coding sequence ATGACACTGAAAACCACATACTTAATCTTTTTTGTGTTGATAATAATTTTATTCTTTCTCCTGTGCGGATTTGCTAACCAATGGAAGCAAATTATTGTAGTAGAAAAAGTAGAAGTGCAGGGTATATATATTCTTCCTGAAAGAGATGTTGTAAAATTGGCTGCTATCAAATTCGGTACTCCGATTTTTGAGATTAACCTCGACAACATACGAACAGAGCTTTTGCGTAATGAATACATTGAAGAAGCAAATATCAGCAGGAGCTTTTCGGGAACACTGCATCTTGTAATTCGCGAAAGGAAGCCAATCGGTTCGTTGATGTTCAATAAAATGTGGTACGTTGATGGTGATGGTACTTTGTTGAGTAAAATTCCCGCGAGTGTGGTTCTGGACCTTCCAATAATTTCAGGAGTAAGGCTTGAACCGGAAAAAATAAAAGGGGGAACAGTAATTTCTTATACCGATGCTCAGACGGCTATTTCAATTTTAACGGAAGTAATGAAAATTGATGAAGATTTGTATTTCTTAATTTCTGAAATAGATCTTAATTACGGAAAAGACATTATAATTCATTCGGCAGATTATGGTGTGCCGATAAATATAGGACGCGGTAACTACACTCATAAGTTGAAATTGCTATCAGCTTTTTGGCAGAAGTATGTTGTTACACGCGATTCACAAAATTTAGAATCGGTAGATGTACGTTTTAAAAATCAACTTGTCGTAAAATGGAAAGAAGAACCCAAAGCAAAAGAAAGAACGATATAA
- the murC gene encoding UDP-N-acetylmuramate--L-alanine ligase produces MFSSIKKIHFVGIGGIGMSGIAEILLDQNFIVSGSDKSLSEITERLAELGAEIFENHSASNIKDDVDALVYSSAVPLDNPEVVEAKRRKIPVIRRSEMLAEVMRLKYGIGIAGTHGKTTTTSMVSLVLLEGGLDPTVIVGGRLDGFGGSNARLGKGDFIVVEADEFDRSFLSITPTIAVLTTLETDHLDCYRDLEDIKSAFVQFVNKVPFYGFVVLCLDEPALQEIMSQLSKKKIITYGLNPQADIQAVDIKFQKDKSEFTLLKDRTELGRVTLKSPGVHNVQNALAAISVGIELGIPFEKIKSGIEKFTGVYRRWEKKGEINGISVYDDYAHHPTESKVTLAGAKQGWRRRIVCVFQPHLYSRTRDFYEEFGKSFLLSDVLVVTDVYPAREEPIQGVSGELITNAAKQFGHKDVHYVPNKIDVPNYLMKIVKPGDIVITMGAGDIYKYGNEFLNKLKSVN; encoded by the coding sequence ATGTTTTCATCAATTAAAAAAATTCATTTTGTGGGAATTGGCGGTATCGGAATGAGCGGTATTGCTGAAATCCTGCTCGACCAAAATTTCATAGTCAGCGGCTCCGATAAGTCGCTGAGCGAAATTACCGAAAGGTTAGCAGAACTTGGCGCGGAAATTTTCGAAAATCATTCCGCCTCAAATATCAAAGATGATGTAGATGCACTAGTTTATTCTTCTGCGGTGCCTCTCGATAATCCTGAAGTCGTTGAAGCAAAGCGGAGAAAAATTCCGGTCATCCGCCGTTCTGAAATGCTTGCAGAGGTAATGCGCCTGAAATACGGAATCGGTATCGCCGGAACTCACGGTAAAACCACTACAACTTCGATGGTCAGTTTGGTTCTGTTAGAGGGCGGCTTAGACCCGACTGTAATTGTGGGTGGCAGGCTTGACGGATTTGGTGGTTCGAATGCGCGGCTCGGCAAAGGTGATTTCATCGTAGTAGAAGCTGACGAATTCGACCGCTCGTTTCTCTCGATAACTCCAACAATTGCTGTCCTCACTACACTCGAGACCGACCATCTCGATTGTTACCGCGACCTTGAGGATATAAAAAGTGCCTTTGTTCAGTTTGTAAACAAAGTTCCTTTTTACGGTTTCGTTGTTTTGTGTTTAGATGAACCTGCTTTACAAGAAATTATGTCGCAATTATCCAAAAAGAAAATTATTACTTACGGGCTGAATCCGCAAGCCGATATACAAGCGGTTGATATAAAATTCCAAAAAGATAAATCTGAATTTACATTGTTGAAAGATCGGACCGAACTCGGGCGAGTAACGTTGAAAAGCCCCGGTGTTCACAATGTTCAAAACGCATTGGCAGCAATTAGTGTAGGAATTGAACTTGGAATTCCTTTCGAAAAAATAAAATCAGGTATTGAAAAATTTACAGGTGTTTACCGCAGGTGGGAAAAGAAAGGCGAAATAAACGGCATCAGTGTTTACGACGATTACGCACATCATCCCACAGAAAGTAAGGTAACCCTTGCGGGTGCCAAACAAGGTTGGCGGCGACGTATTGTTTGCGTGTTCCAACCTCATCTTTACTCGCGCACGCGCGATTTCTATGAAGAATTTGGCAAATCATTTTTATTATCAGATGTTTTGGTTGTTACCGATGTTTATCCGGCGCGCGAAGAACCAATTCAAGGCGTTTCGGGTGAACTTATTACGAACGCAGCCAAGCAATTCGGGCATAAAGATGTTCATTATGTTCCAAATAAAATCGATGTGCCCAACTATCTGATGAAAATTGTAAAACCGGGCGATATAGTTATTACTATGGGTGCCGGCGACATATACAAATACGGCAACGAATTTTTGAACAAATTAAAATCGGTGAATTAA
- a CDS encoding putative peptidoglycan glycosyltransferase FtsW: MKSSKKYNYADLPTLICVLVLLAFGVLLVYTASSTWAAKKFEDSEYLLNSHVWKVFGAVVLIFLGMNLDYKRYQKYTKLAMFAVLGLLVATLILKGEVKGTYRFMDFGLGAFQPSEIAKFVLVFHLSALIAIKGEKLLNFKDGYFSLLVWIVVITILVMIQPNFSMGSMILLTGFIIMYLSGVRFKHLILTIVPIIPIVIIYLFLAEYRSNRIGLYLNNFSSSIKIDIESIKAAGKALGQLWQGILAFGNGGLIGVGLGNSRQRDLFVPEAHGDFIFSIVGEEYGLIGTVLFMILFLVIFLRGFKIAKYTEDAFGKYLALSITVLITSYAFVNAGVTLGILPVTGLPMPFVSYGGTSIMVSAYAIGVLLNISKQTDMHPKLMRIPVVGTVNAEGNA; the protein is encoded by the coding sequence ATGAAGAGTTCGAAAAAATATAACTATGCCGATCTCCCAACGCTTATATGTGTATTGGTATTATTGGCATTCGGCGTTCTTTTAGTTTATACCGCTTCCTCAACGTGGGCTGCTAAAAAATTTGAAGATAGTGAATACTTATTAAACTCACATGTGTGGAAAGTTTTCGGAGCTGTAGTTTTAATTTTTTTAGGAATGAATTTAGATTATAAACGATATCAAAAATATACAAAGCTGGCGATGTTTGCTGTATTAGGTTTATTAGTAGCAACATTGATTTTAAAAGGAGAAGTGAAGGGAACATACCGTTTTATGGATTTTGGTCTTGGAGCTTTCCAACCTTCCGAAATTGCGAAATTTGTTCTTGTTTTTCACCTGTCAGCTTTGATTGCAATAAAGGGGGAGAAGCTTCTTAATTTCAAGGACGGATATTTTTCTCTCCTGGTTTGGATTGTTGTGATCACAATTCTCGTGATGATACAGCCAAATTTTAGTATGGGTTCGATGATTTTACTCACCGGTTTTATAATCATGTATTTGAGCGGAGTAAGATTTAAGCATTTGATATTAACTATTGTTCCGATAATACCAATTGTAATAATATATTTATTTTTAGCCGAATATCGGTCGAATCGCATAGGATTATACTTAAACAATTTTTCATCTTCAATCAAAATAGATATCGAATCAATCAAAGCTGCTGGTAAAGCGTTAGGACAATTATGGCAGGGAATTCTTGCGTTCGGTAACGGCGGACTTATAGGTGTTGGATTAGGAAACAGCCGTCAGCGCGACTTGTTTGTGCCTGAGGCACATGGTGATTTTATTTTTTCTATTGTTGGCGAAGAGTACGGTTTAATAGGTACAGTTCTTTTCATGATTTTATTTTTGGTGATTTTTTTAAGAGGATTCAAAATTGCTAAATATACCGAAGATGCATTTGGAAAATATCTTGCTCTCAGCATCACTGTTCTAATAACATCGTATGCATTTGTTAATGCCGGTGTAACTTTAGGCATATTACCTGTAACAGGTTTGCCAATGCCATTTGTAAGTTATGGCGGAACCTCGATTATGGTCTCTGCTTATGCAATAGGAGTTTTACTGAATATTTCTAAACAAACTGATATGCATCCTAAGTTAATGCGTATCCCGGTTGTCGGAACCGTAAATGCAGAAGGAAATGCGTAA
- a CDS encoding CBS domain-containing protein — protein MNAKKILELKDNKIYQIREEAVVFEAIEELTKNKVGLLIVNNSNGDISGVISERDIIQKCVYQKKDPLHMKVSEIMTPREKIVVAAEEDDIQSLMNTMNEKRIRHLPVFRGKEMTGVISIGDIIKNMLEIKDYEIKSLIEYISGKYPR, from the coding sequence ATGAATGCCAAAAAAATATTGGAATTAAAGGATAATAAAATCTATCAAATCCGGGAGGAGGCAGTTGTTTTTGAAGCGATAGAAGAATTGACGAAAAATAAAGTCGGGTTGCTGATCGTGAATAACTCGAACGGCGATATTTCAGGCGTCATCTCAGAGCGCGACATAATACAAAAATGTGTTTATCAAAAAAAAGATCCGTTGCATATGAAAGTTAGTGAAATTATGACTCCTCGCGAGAAAATAGTTGTCGCCGCAGAAGAAGATGATATTCAAAGTCTAATGAACACGATGAATGAAAAAAGAATCAGGCACCTTCCGGTATTCAGAGGCAAAGAAATGACAGGCGTTATTTCGATTGGCGATATTATAAAAAATATGCTCGAGATAAAGGATTACGAAATTAAATCTTTGATAGAATACATTTCTGGAAAATATCCGAGATAA
- the murB gene encoding UDP-N-acetylmuramate dehydrogenase, translating to MISIDEIKNFFQGSILVNEPMSKYTSMRVGGPADLLITPANKEDAVNLITYLQKNIIDYIVIGNGTNLLVSDDGVRSVVVNFSSGLNQIKIENKLVKAEAGIILARFVDFCIRQSRGGVEKLAGIPGTIGGAILMNAGAYGSQISDFICEIEIVRDGELQKIKKEDANFGYRTSGFVNSAIIGASFDLPDGKIDELLRTKTDYLQRRNQSQPLNFPNSGSIFKNPEGNYAAKLIEEAGLKGTRLGAAQISEKHGNFIVNLGDCSANDIIQLINIVRKTVYSKNKIKLIPEIKLVGFNNEVLDEF from the coding sequence GTGATTTCAATTGATGAAATAAAAAACTTTTTTCAAGGCAGCATTCTTGTTAACGAGCCGATGAGTAAATACACATCTATGCGTGTTGGCGGTCCGGCTGATTTACTGATTACGCCTGCCAATAAAGAAGATGCTGTGAATTTAATTACTTATTTGCAAAAAAATATCATCGATTATATCGTAATTGGCAACGGCACGAATTTGTTAGTCAGCGACGACGGTGTTCGTAGTGTTGTAGTAAATTTTTCATCCGGACTGAATCAGATTAAGATCGAAAATAAATTAGTTAAAGCAGAAGCCGGAATTATTCTGGCGCGGTTCGTCGATTTTTGTATCCGCCAGAGCCGCGGCGGTGTCGAAAAATTAGCCGGCATACCCGGAACAATCGGCGGTGCTATACTAATGAACGCAGGTGCTTACGGTTCGCAAATATCCGATTTTATATGCGAAATCGAAATTGTTAGAGACGGAGAGTTGCAAAAAATAAAAAAAGAAGATGCGAATTTCGGTTACCGCACTTCTGGTTTTGTAAACTCAGCAATAATCGGTGCGTCGTTTGATTTGCCCGATGGAAAAATAGATGAATTGCTGAGGACGAAGACCGATTACCTGCAACGCCGTAACCAGTCGCAGCCGCTGAATTTTCCTAATTCAGGCAGCATCTTTAAAAACCCTGAAGGCAATTATGCCGCTAAATTGATTGAAGAAGCGGGTCTGAAAGGTACGCGTCTTGGTGCTGCCCAGATTTCTGAAAAGCACGGAAATTTTATTGTTAATCTTGGCGATTGTTCGGCTAACGATATTATTCAATTGATTAACATTGTACGAAAAACTGTTTACTCAAAAAATAAAATAAAGTTAATTCCTGAAATCAAACTTGTAGGTTTTAATAACGAAGTACTCGATGAATTCTAA
- the ftsZ gene encoding cell division protein FtsZ, with translation MIELDYNFDRGAKIRVVGVGGGGGNAINSMIDMGLNGVDFFVINTDLQALERSKAPNKIQVGKNLTRGLGAGADPQTGMRAVEEDRDELARALAGSDMVFVTAGMGGGTGTGGAPIVANIAKSINALVVGIVTKPFNVEGKHRMANADAGLEELKKHVDTLIIIPNQKLISIVDRDTPLTAAFNKANEVLYNATRGISDIITVPGYVNRDFADIRTIMKEAGDALMGTGRANGENRAVEAAHAAISSPLLDGVSIAGAQGVLVNVCGGPNMSLVEADEAVQVIHDAAGEDANIIMGYVVDESFGDDIMVTVIATGFNRRGIGSVRPVKRDIKIVERIPAGIQDIRTLDEPTIIRKGIDLHSQIHKASIIEDQERIFKTDSSKPAFLRKIMD, from the coding sequence ATGATAGAACTCGATTATAATTTTGACCGTGGTGCAAAAATCCGCGTCGTTGGTGTAGGCGGTGGCGGCGGAAATGCGATCAACAGTATGATTGATATGGGCTTGAATGGTGTAGATTTTTTTGTAATCAATACCGATTTACAAGCACTTGAAAGAAGCAAGGCGCCTAATAAAATTCAGGTCGGAAAAAATCTGACTCGCGGTTTAGGCGCCGGAGCCGATCCTCAAACCGGTATGCGTGCAGTCGAAGAAGACAGAGACGAGTTAGCACGTGCTTTAGCTGGAAGTGATATGGTATTTGTTACAGCAGGTATGGGGGGTGGCACAGGTACTGGCGGTGCGCCAATCGTTGCCAACATTGCTAAAAGTATAAATGCGTTAGTAGTCGGAATTGTTACTAAACCGTTCAACGTCGAAGGTAAACATCGTATGGCGAATGCTGATGCCGGTCTCGAAGAACTGAAAAAGCATGTCGATACACTCATCATAATTCCGAATCAAAAATTAATTTCGATAGTTGACAGAGATACGCCGCTTACCGCAGCTTTCAATAAAGCCAACGAAGTGTTATATAATGCAACCCGCGGTATCTCCGATATCATAACTGTTCCCGGATATGTTAACCGTGATTTTGCTGACATCAGAACAATTATGAAGGAAGCCGGCGATGCTTTAATGGGTACAGGCAGAGCCAATGGTGAAAATCGTGCAGTCGAAGCCGCTCACGCAGCAATTTCCAGTCCTTTACTCGACGGCGTTTCTATAGCAGGTGCACAAGGTGTTCTTGTTAATGTATGTGGCGGCCCCAATATGTCGCTTGTTGAAGCGGATGAAGCAGTTCAAGTAATTCACGATGCTGCCGGTGAAGATGCTAACATCATTATGGGATATGTTGTAGATGAATCTTTTGGCGACGATATAATGGTTACTGTTATCGCTACCGGTTTTAACCGACGCGGCATAGGTTCTGTCCGTCCTGTCAAAAGAGATATTAAGATTGTAGAAAGAATTCCGGCAGGAATACAAGACATCAGAACATTGGATGAGCCGACAATAATCAGAAAAGGTATTGATCTACATTCCCAGATTCACAAAGCGTCAATCATCGAGGATCAGGAACGGATATTCAAAACCGATTCAAGCAAACCGGCATTTTTAAGAAAAATTATGGACTGA